From one Ursus arctos isolate Adak ecotype North America unplaced genomic scaffold, UrsArc2.0 scaffold_26, whole genome shotgun sequence genomic stretch:
- the CUNH12orf60 gene encoding uncharacterized protein C12orf60 homolog, with product MSSESEKDKERLVQAAKMFFFHMQDLVAFTNTLIELFNSTMNTQIHSMNVKEDAKVKDVFEQIFAIFKELQSVLEAKYDQMQKEPLCSKIATAVCSMVEQNTSVKELQQSAKEMFKNVHTPVIVAALNSSNILGTLESSLSLLMTCPIMNLQLSDLYRKDTEDQSNANTLEKDKSPGPSKIGIVDILKKLQDALKAEHVKNTTESVADQLEQIVKTLRPILELLQKAINTMESKIPVPKKASDQ from the coding sequence atgtcttcagaATCAGAAAAGGATAAAGAGAGGCTGGTGCAAGctgccaaaatgtttttctttcacatgCAAGATCTTGTTGCCTTCACTAACACACTTATTGAATTGTTTAACAGCACTATGAATACCCAGATCCACTCCATGAATGTGAAAGAAGATGCTAAAGTTAAGGATGTCTTTGAACAAATCTTTGCAATTTTTAAGGAGTTGCAATCTGTCCTGGAGGCAAAGTACGACCAGATGCAAAAGGAACCTTTATGTTCCAAGATTGCAACAGCGGTTTGCTCTATGGTTGAGCAGAATACCAGTGTAAAGGAGTTGCAGCAGTCAGCTAAGGAAATGTTCAAAAATGTTCATACACCAGTCATTGTCGCTGCACTGAACAGCAGTAACATCCTTGGCACTTTGGAATCTTCTCTTTCGCTCTTGATGACATGTCCCATCATGAATCTTCAGTTAAGTGACCTCTATAGAAAAGACACTGAAGACCAATCAAATGCCAACAcattggagaaagacaaaagtCCGGGTCCCTCCAAAATCGGTATAGTAGACATCTTGAAAAAATTGCAGGATGCACTAAAAGCTGAACATGTCAAGAACACCACTGAATCAGTTGCAGATCAGCTGGAGCAAATTGTCAAAACTCTGCGACCAATCTTAGAGCTTCTCCAAAAAGCCATAAATACCATGGAATCCAAGATTCCTGTGCCCAAGAAAGCCAGTGACCAGTAG
- the ART4 gene encoding ecto-ADP-ribosyltransferase 4, translated as MKLQEQRRVCNTNEYRPLTTRGKRILPTTTAAPGMRIWLQSGPLPLLMLFSALQTPTWSSEVAVNIDFDLAPDSFDDQYQGCSPQVMEKLSQGDYFAKELKVYRNYHRVWANAHFTWLNQAKDLPKNMTVTHAVAILVYTSNNSVRTDFTRAMASAGRSPQQYKHSFHFKYLHYYLTSAIQLLREEMVMKNDSLCFEVHHEMKGIYLEAYRGAIIRFGQFLSTSRLKEAAQKFGNQTLFTIFTCLGAPVQEVSLKEEVLVPPYEVFKVVNMSSHPRGNWLQLQSAGNVSAYNCQLLKGSSKKYSPAPVVIASFSFWTSVVISSKSGV; from the exons ATGAAGCTGCAAGAGCAGAGAAGGGTTTGTAACACCAACGAATACCGTCCATTGACCACCAGAGGCAAGAGGATTCTCCCAACGACTACTGCAGCCCCCGGGATGAGAATCTGGCTCCAGTCGGGGCCACTTCCTCTCCTGATGCTGTTCTCTGCGCTGCAGACACCCACCTGGAGTTCGGAG gTTGCAGTTAACATTGACTTTGACTTGGCACCAGATTCCTTTGATGATCAGTACCAAGGCTGCAGCCCACAGGTCATGGAGAAGCTAAGTCAAGGGGATTATTTTGCAAAAGAACTAAAAGTATATAGAAATTACCACAGGGTCTGGGCAAATGCCCACTTCACCTGGCTGAACCAAGCAAAAGATCTCCCCAAGAACATGACTGTTACACACGCCGTGGCCATCTTGGTTTATACATCAAACAACAGTGTCCGCACGGACTTCACTAGAGCCATGGCCAGTGCTGGGAGGTCTCCACAGCAGTATAAACATTCATTCCATTTCAAATACCTACACTACTACCTGACCTCAGCAATCCAGCTGCTACGGGAAGAAATGGTCATGAAGAATGACTCTCTGTGTTTTGAGGTGCATCATGAGATGAAGGGTATCTACTTGGAAGCCTACAGAGGTGCCATCATCCGATTTGGCCAATTTCTCTCCACCTCCCGCTTGAAAGAAGCAGCACAGAAGTTTGGGAACCAAACTCTATTTACCATATTTACCTGCCTGGGTGCACCTGTACAAGAAGTCTCGCTCAAGGAGGAGGTCCTGGTCCCTCCCTATGAGGTGTTCAAAGTTGTAAACATGAGCTCCCACCCGAGAGGAAATTGGTTGCAGCTGCAATCGGCTGGGAACGTGAGCGCATATAACTGTCAGCTGCTGAAAG GTTCCAGCAAAAAGTACAGCCCTGCTCCTGTGGTTAttgcttctttctccttttggaCCAGTGTCGTCATCTCTTCCAAAAGTGGAGTATAA